The sequence below is a genomic window from Chryseobacterium foetidum.
TCATCATCGTCTACAAGTTTAAATACTCAAATATTTAGTGGTGTTTGCGGAACATTAACTAGTATTAAGTGTGGAACTACAAATACAACAGTAGTAAATGGTCTTACGCCAGGAGCTTTGTATTATGTAAGAGTTTATAATTCTAATGCAAATACAGCTACTGCTTTGTATGCAAATACATTTAATATCTGTATAGGAACGCCGCCGCCGCCGCCAGCTAACGATAATATTGCTGGAGCTTTCACTTTAACGGTTAACCCAGATTATGCCTGTGGTACTGTAACGCCGGCAACAACAGAATCTGCAACAGCATCTACACCTGCTCCATCATGTACAGCAGCAGGAGCTAATGATGATGTTTGGTTCAAGTTTATTGCTACTAATGCTGTTCATAGAGTTAGTTTAGCTAATACTTCAGGTTCGGCAGATATGAATATGGTTGTATATGGAGCAGATGGAACAACTGAGCTTACATCTGCTGTGGGAGGTGCATGTGCTAATGTAAGTACTAAGAATTTAACAGGTTTAACAGTAGGTAATACCTATTTTGTAAGAGTTTATACTAATAGTTCTTCATCAACAACTATTTCAAGTTTTACTGTTTGCGTAGGAACGCCACCTCCGGCACCTGTTAATGACAATATTGGTAGTGCAATAAACCTTGTACCAAGTGCTACAGGAATTTGTTCTTCATCGGTAACTGGAACGACGGTCTCTGCTACACAGAGTGCTGGAGAAACAGCTCCTACCTGTGCAGCAACTGCTATAGATGATGATGTGTGGTATAGTTTTGTGGCATCTTCCACGACGCATTTTGTGAATGTAGAATATGCAGACAATGCTACGGTAACGCAAGTGTATTCTGGCGCACCTGGGTCATTAACAGCAGTCGCCTGCTATTCGGGAAATTATGGTAATTCTAACCTTCTTCTTAATTCTTTAACCGTTGGAAGTATTTATTATGTAAGGATTTATTCTGCATCAACCACATCTTCTACAAATTCAAACTTTAATATTTGTGTTACAACTCCTGTGGTACCAGCAAACGATTTAATAGCAGGTGCATTACTGTTAAATTCTTGTACCGGAAATGTAATAAGTGGTAACAATGCTGTAGCAACTAATGATACCCTTCCTGCTTCTTCTTGTGGATCAACAACAAATTACAATTATAAGGGAGTATGGTTCAAAGTAACTCCTGCGTTATCTGGCGCAGTAACAATTGATGCTTGTGGTAGCAAATTTGATACTTATCTGAGAGTGTATTCTGATAATGCAGGAACATTAACTTGTGTAAATAATACTTCCGGTGTAGGATATGCTGATTCTGGTTGTGCAGTTACCGTAAATAACGCATCTAAACTTACTTTTAATGCGGTAGCAGGAACTACATATTATGCTCTATTATCGTCGTATAGCGACACTAATTTTGGAAATTACTCAATTACAGCGACTCAAGACTGTTCATCACTGGCAACCACCGATGTAGCAACTACCAAATTAGATGATATCAAAGCTTATCCAAATCCATTTGCGGATGTATTGACAATCTCTGACGTAAAAGATGTAAAATCAATCATGATTTCAGATATCTCTGGTAAGATTGTAAGAACAATTACAAAACCTGAATCTACACTTCGTTTAGCTGATCTTAATTCAGGAATGTATTTAGTGATTCTAAATATGAATGATGGATCAAGACAGACTATCAAAGCAATTAAAAAATAGACCTTAATAATCTATTTATATTTGGGCGGCAACTGATTATTCAGTTGCCGCTCTTTTTTTTACCTAATTAAAAAGATTAAAAATATCATAGTTGTTAAAAAACACTTTCATGTTTAGATATTTTTGAAGCCTAGAGGGTGGTTCTTTCCATAACAGATAAATTGCAGAAAGCGCCATGAATAAAGGCTCTTGATTTTAAATGATGTGAAATTTATTCCTGTATGATGAATTATTTGTTAAATTAATTGATGTTTTATTAATTATTAGTTAATATTTTATTATATTTAAGTTCAAATTTTTTAATTTAATAAGTATGAAGAAAATTCTATTAGCATGCCATTTACTGCTAGGTGCAGTACTTTTGGCTCAAGTCTCTTACACGCAGGATTGGACAGCCACAGGACTTAACAGCTGGACTGGTGTTTCCGGTGGTGGATCTTTCTCAAGAATTACCAATGCTGCTCAGATATGTGGAACAACCGCAGGAACTATCCGTAGTGAGCAATATTACGGCACTACTGGACAATTCACTTCGCCTGCTTTGACAGGTAACAATGAAGGAATGATTACGATGGCTTTTGACTATAAAATTACAGACTATTACGCTCCCACTACCGGGGCAACAAGCGGTACTGTTGGTATGATAAAAGTTGAATACGCATCGTCAGCTACCGGACCGTGGGTTACTGCACATACTATTGATAGCTCAAACCATGTAGTAGCGGGAACATGTGCAACGAAGACTGTTACATTTAACCCGTCTGCAGGAGACTTGTTTGTTCGGTTTAATATTACTTCAGCATCGAGTGCCGATGTTTATTATTACTTCGATAATGTAGCTATTTCTCAAGGTGCTGCTCCTACTTGTTCTGCACCATCTAATGTTGTTGCTTCCGGTGTAACTCTGAATTCTGCAAATATTGCATGGACTGCTCCTGCGTCTGTTCCTGCATCGGGTTACGAATATTATCTTTCAACTTCATCCACAAGCCCTGTGGCTACAACTCCTGCCACAAATACAAGCGCTACGAATTCTCTCCCTTTATCAGGATTACCTGCTAATACTACTCATTATCTGTGGGTGCGTTCAGTATGCAGTACAACTGATAAAAGTGCGTGGACAACCGCTGCCACATTTACAACACCTTGTGTTTCGGTTGGAATTCCTTATAACTTGGATTTTAGCACTGTTACAGTTCCGGCACTACCTGACTGTACGATGACTGTAAATGATGGATCAGGAAACGTATGGACTACTTACAATCTTAACTCGGGAGGTTTTGATGGCAATGTGTTAAATTACATTTATAATGGAGCAAATGCTGCAAATACATGGTTTTACACTGACGGAATAAATTTGACGGCCGGTACAAACTACAGAATTAAATATAAATATGGAAATGCAAGTGGAGCAACCTATCCTGAAAAACTGAAAGTAGCATACGGTACCGATCGGGCAAGTTCTGCTATGAACACAGTCTTGGCAAATTATCCAAATGTAGTTAATACAACAGCTAATAGTGTGTTTGTTGATTTTACACCACCTTCAACAGGCGTGTATTACTTTGGGTTTCAAGCTTATTCTAATGCGGATATGAACAGGTTGTATGTAGATGATATTAATGTGGATCTTGCTCCCACATGTGGCGAGCCTTCTGCAGTAACAGCATCAGCTGTTA
It includes:
- a CDS encoding fibronectin type III domain-containing protein; its protein translation is MKKILLACHLLLGAVLLAQVSYTQDWTATGLNSWTGVSGGGSFSRITNAAQICGTTAGTIRSEQYYGTTGQFTSPALTGNNEGMITMAFDYKITDYYAPTTGATSGTVGMIKVEYASSATGPWVTAHTIDSSNHVVAGTCATKTVTFNPSAGDLFVRFNITSASSADVYYYFDNVAISQGAAPTCSAPSNVVASGVTLNSANIAWTAPASVPASGYEYYLSTSSTSPVATTPATNTSATNSLPLSGLPANTTHYLWVRSVCSTTDKSAWTTAATFTTPCVSVGIPYNLDFSTVTVPALPDCTMTVNDGSGNVWTTYNLNSGGFDGNVLNYIYNGANAANTWFYTDGINLTAGTNYRIKYKYGNASGATYPEKLKVAYGTDRASSAMNTVLANYPNVVNTTANSVFVDFTPPSTGVYYFGFQAYSNADMNRLYVDDINVDLAPTCGEPSAVTASAVTTNSATVGWAAPPTVPANGYEIYYSNSNTPPTSSTTATLTGITGNSQTLTPLAEGTQYFVWLRSVCSTTENSAWTTMTTFTTLFTPPTNDNCSAPTLLTAGSSFDQNPFTGTTVGATTTTDATATHTCQPTAYKETWYTVTVPAGGNLTIETKSATGSLVTDTVLGVYTGSCGNLVQVGCDDDTSDDGNFSKVVLTGQTPGTVLLISVWNYSNSTNGTYRVSAYDALDPTLATSEVKSNQDLIKAYPNPFTDVLTISDVKNVKSIVITDMAGKTVRTFNKAESTLYLNDLNAGMYFVILNMNDGSKQTIKAIKR